ATCCCCTCATAATCGATCATCTGTACTGCATCATGATGGACATCTTTCCATATTCCTGGCTCGAAGGTGGGTTCTGATGATAACAGTTCGGTTCTGTACCAACCAAGCTTGTTACAAATCATCACCTGATCTGGCTTGACCTTCAGGTCATACAGACATTTCCCCAATGTCTCTAAAGCCAGACCCGCTCCATATTTACCTGCAGTATCAAAGACAGGAGTTTCCATTCCGGATAGGATACAGGATCTCACGATATCCAGTTTAACAGTATAATCCAGTGCATGATACAGATTGCCCAGACTGCTGGTCCCAAAAATAACCGGAGGAAGATCAGCAGACTTCATCATTTTTTGAATTCAATTTTGAAGCCAGTCACCATCCATTTTGGATAATCTGCAGGTTTAGTAATGATAAGAGCGCCGTCTTCCTGTGTCCACTTTAGTTTTTCCTTGCTTCCGAGAAGGCTGACGGAGGCAATTGCCTGGTCAGTATATTTTGAATTTTTCCCCAAGGCCTTGATTTTGATGTCTCCTTCAGGTACATTCAGACAAAAGGCAAAAAGATGACCATCCTTAGTGGTATAGCGGATATCGGTTGATTGGTAATCACGGGTATCAGTGAGGCCGCCAAAGGTGCCTTTTTTCTGATTTGATTTGATCGTTGAAGGTCCTTCACCATAAATCTTCCAGGGTCTTGTCGCATAGATCCCTTCTCCATTCAATTTCATCCAATCACCTATCTCTGTCACAATTTTAATCACATCTTGTTCCAGATCACCCTCTGGAGTCTGTACAACATTGATCAATAGGTTGCCGTTTTTACTTACAATGTCAATGAGCAGCTGCGCAATTTCATTTGCGCTTTTATATTGCTGTCCTGTTCTATAATACCAATCTCCGATAGAGGTATCGGTTTGCCATGGAAAGGGACTAATGGAATCCAGTACGCCACGTTCTACATCTTGTGCCCATTTCCCCTCAGATGGTTCTTTAGGGGTATAAACAGCCTGCAGTTTACCTTTGTTCTTTATGATATCCTGATTATAATAATGGGCTACCATCGTTCTCCCCAGATCTTCAAATGGAAGTTTGCTGTCTGAATAAAGCAGGTCTGGATGATAATTATCGATCAGTTCGCTAACGTATTCCAGCCATTTTTTATGCCATCCCGGATTGTTGGTCAACCATTCTTTCATATCGCTTGAATCAGCGGGAAGATGATAGAGATCAGAATACTTCGGATCACGGCCATCGTAGGCCACTCCAGCGAACTGCCCTGTTTTATCTGCCCCATGGCTGACTTGAAACCAGTTAAAACTGGCTGCAAGGTGCTCAGAAACACCGAAACGCAACCCTTCCTTTTTAGCCGCCTTTTGCCATAATCCAACAACATCTTTTTTTGGTCCCATATTTACTGAGTTCCAGTTATGAATCTTCGAGTTCCAAAGGAAGAAATTATCGTGATGGGAGCCCATGGTCACAAAATATTTCGCTCCTGCTTTCTTATATAACGCCATCAATTCCTCTGGATTCCATTTTTCTGCTTTCCATAAAGGAATAATGTCTTTATATCCAAATTTTGAAGGCGCTCCGTAGTTTGCTACATGATATTTATTCTGGTCGCTGCCCTGGACATACATATTTTTCGCATACCAGTCTCCCTGCCTTGGCACGGCCTGCGGTCCCCAATGAGACCAAATCCCAAATTTGGCATCTCTGAACCAGTCCGGATATTGATACTGCTTTAAGGACTCGTCTGTGGGTTTGAATGTTTTCTGTAAGATCTTGTCCTTTTTTTCCTGTGTCTGGGCATGTGTTATAACGGAAAGTGCCATAAGACAGGTAACTAATGCTTTTTTCATTCTATTTGGTTTTTAAAGAATATTAAAATGCAGCAAGGCTAACCTCGTCGGTATGGTAAACAGGTTTAGCTTCGGTTTAATATATGGTTGTTGATTTCAAACCTAAATAACATATCCGACCTTTATTTGGAATAATTAGACTATTTGTTGTAAAAATCCGACATTTAATCCATGATAAAAAGAGTATTACAGAACAGCTTTTCCCTGCTGAATGTGGACTATGTAAAATTGACTTCAAAATGGAATTACCGAAATGTAATCAGTCCTTATTACCGTATATATTATATTGATGGAGGCTCCGGTCTGATAGCCGACCAAAAGAATACGTTGCAGCTCGAACCAGGCTATTTTTACATTATTCCAAGCTTCACACTCTGTAATTTTGGTTGCAGTGATCACTTAAGTCAGTATTTCGTCCAGTTTTTTGAAGAATCGGCCGATGGAGTTTCCCTTTTTGCCCGTAGTCGTATAGTTTCCAAAATCCAGGCCACGAAGTTGGACATTAGTCTGTTTAAGCGCCTGCTTGAAATTAATCCCGGAAGAGGAATCAATAGATCGGATGATCCGAGAGTTTATGAGAAAAATATCTTTTATAAGGAGTACCAGGAGCTTAATAATTGCCAGAATATAGCCAGTTATCTCGAGACCCAGGGAATTTTGCTCCAATTGGTTGGTCGGTTCCTGCACCCTCAGTTACATTTGAGACATTCAGACAACCAGGCTCCGGTTAAGATAGTAGAAACCGTTGGATACATATTGGTTAATCTACATCAGGAACTATCTGTTGCTCTGCTCGCATCCCGTGTAAATCAAAATCCTGATTATTTTTCCCGTCAATTTAAGATTTTTACAGGGGAGCGACCTGCGAAATACATTCTTGATAAACGCATTGAAAGGGCCCAGTATCTATTGGCTACCAGTCGGATGACCTATTCAGAGATTGCTATCCAGACGGGTTTTGACAGCCTTTCCTACTTTTCAAAGTCGTTTAAAAAGCGAACCGGAATGCCTCCCCGTGCCTATAAAAGGCAGGTTTATATGGTTGGATTTACCATGTAGTCGTTTATATTCCATTCGCTGCCGTTAAAATTATTGGTTTGCCTGACGTGATCAGTATCGTGTGTTCATGCTGGGCTACAAATCCGCCTTTGTTGCCAACAAAAGCCCAGCCATCCGACGCCTTTTCAATAAATGTAGACCTGGTGGAGATAAATGTTTCAATAGCCACAACAGAATCCTTTCTAAATCGCCTGAATTTATCATAACGGTCGTAATAATTCATTATTCCATCAGGCTCTTCATGCAGACTTCGTCCAACCCCATGTCCACCTAAGTCCCGGATAACTGTATATCCTGCTTTTTTTGCTTTGGTTTCTATCAGCCTTCCAGTATCAGAAATTCTTGCTCCCCCGCTAATTTTTGAAATCGCTTCCAGCAATATTTCTTTTGAAGTATCTATCAGATGTTGTACCCCCTGAATGTCTTCTCCAACAACAAATGAGGATCCATTATCAGACCAAAAGCCACCTAGCTCTGCGGATACATCGATGTTAATGAGGTCTCCATTTTTTAGTTTAATTTTGTCTGAAGGAATGCCATGAGCAAACTCTTTATTGACGCTAATGCAGCTGTAACCAGGGAAACCATAGGTTTCGAATGGGGCAGACTTTGCACCAAGCGCCTCTAATAGTTGTCTTCCGTATTCGTCTATGTCTTTTGTAGACATGCCTATCTGAGTATATGCCCTCATTTTTTGTAAGGTAACTGCAACAGCTTCACTCACGCTCTTTATACCCTGTAGTTCTTCTGCCGTTTTTATAATCATAAATTAATTTCGTTCAGTTTTGGGCAAAGCTCAGGGTATTTAAACTGTTCTCATAGTAAATATTAGACACGGTATTATTCGCCATCGATTAAGATTTCCGGTAAATTTGCGATATGCCAATAAATTATCTGAGGAAGATACAATTAGGAGAGTTTAATGAGGAGAATTACAGAATCAGCCCTACAAAAGAGCTGGAGTCTGTTATCGAAGGATTTTATATTTTCTCCAAAGACCCAAAGAATGATACGCATCTTATTTTTAACGATGGGTTTCCTGTGCTTGTATTTTTGCAAAATTACGAAGAGACTGTAACCGTAACAAGGGGAAAGGATGCTTTCGAAATTAAAGCGGTATGGGCAAGCGCTGGCTCAATTAAAAATGTCTATGTAAAATACAATAATAATATAGACCAGGTTTTTATAGTTCGTTTCTATCCAAATGCTTTTTATCGGTTGTTTGGTCTGGACGCTCAATATTTTAGATATCATACAATTACTCCTTTTGAACATATTGCTAAGAACATCTACTTCAGTATAGCAGAATTTTTCGAATGTCATTCTATTGAAGAGAAGATCGCATTTGTCGGAAGTTATGTTCGGAATTCTCCTACGGAGACTGATACCTCTGAAACCTTAGATAAGACATTGGATTATATCCATAAACTAAAAGGCAAAGGCACGGTACGAAATGTGACCAATGATGCTGGCGTAAACTATAAGTGGCTGGAAAGGAGCTTTGCGAAGAATATTGGGCTCTTGCCCAAAGAATACATTCAGCTTCAACGCTTTATTCATGCATACATTGAATTGGCAGGAAGTAAGGAGGTCGATCTGATGCGAATCGCGATATCAAACGGTTATTACGATTCAAACCACTTTCTAAAAGATTTTAAAGGTTATACCGGGAAAACACCGTTAGAATATTTGAAGTTTCAATTATAACCTGATCTCTATTAAATAAGCTGACTATAAGTTGGCGTTGATTCATCTCCCGGGTCTTTTATAGGGCTCGCCTTACAAAACCAGGGATAGTCTGGACACCAGGTTTGTTTCCGGGCGATCTTTACCAGACAAGGCCGGCAATGTATAATTCTCCAATGCTTCTTGAGTACGTAGCGCTATAAAGTCACCGGTGGTCAATGTTGGTTTTTTTTCCATGAAAAGAAAATGAACATCAGTATAACCCCGAAGGTGTAAAGCAGAGGTATCATAGATTGCGGTATACAGGCTTTGGGTTTTTGCACGAATATCAGCGTTTGCATTTCCCTTTAAAACGATCTGGAGAAATTTAGTAGACAGCATTCCTCTGGTCCTTACAACAGTATTTTCTTCCGCCACGATTCTAAAAAGGTCATTCACATAAACAACGAGTTTACATGGTTCTTTGCTGGTTCCGGTAATGTGAAGTATTTCCCCTTCTTTTGTGACGTCGGCACTTCCTTCGTTGTCATCCGCGTAAGAAACGCCAGTAGTAGAGCTTTGGACCAATACCACTTCGATATTTCCCTTTAAGGAGATTTTCCTGAAGGACGAAATTTTATGAAGCTTTAAGAGGTTGGCTATTGTGTGGACGCTAGCAGGAGCGGTAGCAGTTAATAATAGCAGGATTGTAGCGAATGCCATTGCAATCTGGGCTTTGATTCGGAGTCTTATAATGTGTTTCATCTTGTTATTCTTCTTTTTTGGTTACACTGTTTGTTTTCGTTTTTAGCCAAGCTGGTGCCAAAACAAAATTTAATTGTTAAGCTGCTGTTAGTCATTGTTTTAAGTTTATTGTTGTGTTCGTAATCGAACACTTCCTGTGCGGGGGTGGACAGTGCAGAACTGGCGAAGGTGGTAACAGCTATTGCCGATGCTAATCGCTTGTTTACAGGTAGTTGTGAGAATTTAAATTAATTACTAGTTTTAGGTACGTGCTATTAAATAATTAATCATCCTATTAAACCTAAACTATGAAATTCTTTTTAAAGCCTATCCTGGGGCTATGCCTGATTACGGGTCTATTTTTTTCCTGTAAAAAAAATGTTCAGAATACCGAAGAGCAAAATATAAGCTCAAGTCGCCATGGCGACACCATTATACACCGGTTAAACATTAATGGAAGCATCAATATCGTTAAAGAGTTCAATAACGAGTTCTTTTATGCACATGAC
This region of Pedobacter steynii genomic DNA includes:
- a CDS encoding GIN domain-containing protein, which produces MKHIIRLRIKAQIAMAFATILLLLTATAPASVHTIANLLKLHKISSFRKISLKGNIEVVLVQSSTTGVSYADDNEGSADVTKEGEILHITGTSKEPCKLVVYVNDLFRIVAEENTVVRTRGMLSTKFLQIVLKGNANADIRAKTQSLYTAIYDTSALHLRGYTDVHFLFMEKKPTLTTGDFIALRTQEALENYTLPALSGKDRPETNLVSRLSLVL
- a CDS encoding helix-turn-helix domain-containing protein — translated: MIKRVLQNSFSLLNVDYVKLTSKWNYRNVISPYYRIYYIDGGSGLIADQKNTLQLEPGYFYIIPSFTLCNFGCSDHLSQYFVQFFEESADGVSLFARSRIVSKIQATKLDISLFKRLLEINPGRGINRSDDPRVYEKNIFYKEYQELNNCQNIASYLETQGILLQLVGRFLHPQLHLRHSDNQAPVKIVETVGYILVNLHQELSVALLASRVNQNPDYFSRQFKIFTGERPAKYILDKRIERAQYLLATSRMTYSEIAIQTGFDSLSYFSKSFKKRTGMPPRAYKRQVYMVGFTM
- a CDS encoding helix-turn-helix domain-containing protein: MPINYLRKIQLGEFNEENYRISPTKELESVIEGFYIFSKDPKNDTHLIFNDGFPVLVFLQNYEETVTVTRGKDAFEIKAVWASAGSIKNVYVKYNNNIDQVFIVRFYPNAFYRLFGLDAQYFRYHTITPFEHIAKNIYFSIAEFFECHSIEEKIAFVGSYVRNSPTETDTSETLDKTLDYIHKLKGKGTVRNVTNDAGVNYKWLERSFAKNIGLLPKEYIQLQRFIHAYIELAGSKEVDLMRIAISNGYYDSNHFLKDFKGYTGKTPLEYLKFQL
- a CDS encoding alpha-L-fucosidase, with product MKKALVTCLMALSVITHAQTQEKKDKILQKTFKPTDESLKQYQYPDWFRDAKFGIWSHWGPQAVPRQGDWYAKNMYVQGSDQNKYHVANYGAPSKFGYKDIIPLWKAEKWNPEELMALYKKAGAKYFVTMGSHHDNFFLWNSKIHNWNSVNMGPKKDVVGLWQKAAKKEGLRFGVSEHLAASFNWFQVSHGADKTGQFAGVAYDGRDPKYSDLYHLPADSSDMKEWLTNNPGWHKKWLEYVSELIDNYHPDLLYSDSKLPFEDLGRTMVAHYYNQDIIKNKGKLQAVYTPKEPSEGKWAQDVERGVLDSISPFPWQTDTSIGDWYYRTGQQYKSANEIAQLLIDIVSKNGNLLINVVQTPEGDLEQDVIKIVTEIGDWMKLNGEGIYATRPWKIYGEGPSTIKSNQKKGTFGGLTDTRDYQSTDIRYTTKDGHLFAFCLNVPEGDIKIKALGKNSKYTDQAIASVSLLGSKEKLKWTQEDGALIITKPADYPKWMVTGFKIEFKK
- the map gene encoding type I methionyl aminopeptidase, with protein sequence MIIKTAEELQGIKSVSEAVAVTLQKMRAYTQIGMSTKDIDEYGRQLLEALGAKSAPFETYGFPGYSCISVNKEFAHGIPSDKIKLKNGDLINIDVSAELGGFWSDNGSSFVVGEDIQGVQHLIDTSKEILLEAISKISGGARISDTGRLIETKAKKAGYTVIRDLGGHGVGRSLHEEPDGIMNYYDRYDKFRRFRKDSVVAIETFISTRSTFIEKASDGWAFVGNKGGFVAQHEHTILITSGKPIILTAANGI